The Corallococcus caeni genome includes a region encoding these proteins:
- the pdeM gene encoding ligase-associated DNA damage response endonuclease PdeM has product MVPGRCQTRVADADVELLPERALHWPEAGVLAVADLHWGKTESFQQHGIPLPLGVLEDDLARLSSALTATGARRLLLVGDLVHSKQGLTADVISRVNAWRENHASLEVVLIRGNHDRHVRTLPPTWRMEDREDAWDEGPFRFAHHPEPATGRYVWAGHLHPMVRLTGGADRLRLPCFHLRPGVGVLPAFSAFTGGLDVRRGRKDRVYAVAGTAVVEV; this is encoded by the coding sequence ATGGTCCCAGGCCGATGCCAGACCCGCGTAGCGGACGCGGACGTGGAGCTGCTCCCGGAGCGGGCCCTGCACTGGCCTGAAGCCGGCGTGCTCGCCGTGGCCGACCTGCACTGGGGCAAGACCGAGTCGTTCCAGCAGCACGGCATCCCCCTGCCCCTGGGCGTCCTGGAGGATGACCTGGCCCGCCTCTCCTCCGCCCTCACCGCCACCGGCGCCCGGCGCCTCCTCCTGGTGGGGGACCTCGTGCATTCGAAACAGGGGCTCACCGCCGATGTCATCAGCCGCGTGAATGCCTGGCGCGAAAACCATGCTTCATTAGAAGTCGTACTGATACGCGGCAATCACGACCGCCACGTCCGGACCCTGCCCCCCACCTGGCGGATGGAGGATCGCGAGGACGCATGGGATGAAGGCCCGTTCCGCTTCGCCCACCACCCGGAGCCCGCTACAGGCCGCTACGTGTGGGCCGGTCATCTCCACCCCATGGTGCGCCTGACGGGCGGGGCGGACCGGCTGCGGCTGCCGTGCTTCCACCTGCGCCCCGGGGTGGGCGTGCTGCCCGCGTTCAGCGCCTTCACCGGGGGGCTCGACGTGCGGCGGGGCAGGAAGGACCGCGTCTACGCCGTCGCCGGCACCGCGGTGGTGGAGGTCTAG
- a CDS encoding HNH endonuclease, with the protein MSQARRRRVLAIIATDATFERVPHRGAEVWMGKCLHCNAHLAVGLDGEPISRATIEHIVPRTAGGTDALENLGLACARCNQGKGSRHDAHFHRDARVRELVDRLLQKRRDRWRDPGDPDSE; encoded by the coding sequence ATGAGCCAGGCCAGGCGCCGCCGCGTGCTGGCGATCATCGCCACCGACGCCACCTTCGAGCGCGTCCCCCACCGGGGCGCCGAGGTGTGGATGGGCAAGTGCCTGCACTGCAACGCCCACCTCGCCGTCGGCCTGGACGGCGAGCCCATCAGCCGCGCCACCATCGAGCACATCGTGCCCCGGACCGCCGGCGGCACCGACGCGCTGGAGAACCTGGGCCTCGCCTGCGCCCGCTGCAACCAGGGCAAGGGCAGCCGCCACGACGCCCACTTCCACCGCGACGCCCGCGTGCGCGAGCTGGTGGACCGCCTGCTCCAGAAGCGCCGCGATCGCTGGCGCGACCCCGGTGACCCGGACTCCGAGTAG
- a CDS encoding cytochrome c3 family protein: MSGPLFPRWTNTVSRLSAAMLLAVPAIAIGGLLAYVRSPHVTNQAHPVEQPIEFDHRHHAGDEQIDCRYCHWTVEKSPSAGIPSTTVCMSCHAQVWNKSPYLTEVRKAFFADQPIPWVRVHNLPDFVYFNHSIHVGKGVGCATCHGRVDQMGAIEQSAPLTMSWCLDCHRNPGPNLRPQEFITSMTWAPPTEKAEATALAEKLSKEYDVHSRTSCSTCHR, translated from the coding sequence ATGAGCGGCCCTCTCTTCCCACGCTGGACGAATACGGTGTCGCGCCTGTCGGCCGCGATGCTCCTCGCCGTGCCCGCCATCGCCATCGGTGGCCTGCTGGCCTACGTGCGCTCCCCGCACGTGACCAATCAGGCGCACCCGGTGGAACAGCCCATCGAGTTCGACCACCGGCACCACGCCGGTGACGAGCAGATCGACTGTCGCTACTGCCACTGGACGGTGGAGAAGTCCCCGTCGGCGGGCATCCCCTCCACCACGGTGTGCATGTCCTGCCACGCCCAGGTGTGGAACAAGAGCCCGTACCTCACCGAGGTCCGCAAGGCGTTCTTCGCCGACCAGCCCATCCCCTGGGTTCGCGTCCACAACCTGCCGGACTTCGTCTACTTCAACCACTCCATCCACGTGGGCAAGGGCGTCGGCTGCGCCACCTGCCACGGCCGCGTGGACCAGATGGGCGCCATCGAGCAGTCCGCCCCGCTGACGATGAGCTGGTGCCTGGACTGCCACCGCAACCCCGGCCCCAACCTCCGCCCCCAGGAGTTCATCACCAGCATGACCTGGGCGCCCCCCACGGAGAAGGCGGAGGCCACGGCCCTCGCTGAGAAGCTCTCCAAGGAATACGACGTTCACTCGCGCACGAGCTGCTCCACATGCCACCGATGA